In the genome of Pseudoglutamicibacter cumminsii, one region contains:
- a CDS encoding type B 50S ribosomal protein L31 — MKAEIHPTYEPVVFRDLASGEKYLTRSTMTSDKTIEWEDGNTYPVVDVEISAASHPFYTGKQRIMDSAGRVERFNQRFKGFGGKR; from the coding sequence ATGAAGGCTGAAATTCACCCAACGTACGAGCCGGTCGTTTTCCGTGACCTGGCTTCCGGCGAGAAGTACTTGACTCGCTCGACCATGACTTCCGACAAGACCATCGAGTGGGAGGACGGCAACACCTACCCGGTTGTTGACGTTGAAATCTCCGCGGCATCGCACCCGTTCTACACGGGTAAGCAGCGCATTATGGACTCCGCTGGTCGTGTGGAGCGCTTCAACCAGCGCTTCAAGGGCTTTGGCGGCAAGCGCTAA